In Necator americanus strain Aroian chromosome IV, whole genome shotgun sequence, the following proteins share a genomic window:
- a CDS encoding hypothetical protein (NECATOR_CHRIV.G15627.T7), translating to MELWRRKVRACMSFPFLRRTSMGVSMDSGNTSLLHFGDIISLYTEENVDLRGFLSTLGLVDDRCIVELRDGRPESPPKKFRDCLFKVCPVNRYAAQKQFWTEQKRFLSGESTFDDDMMNKLRIAAEKEKEQNELEFRKTQGNVIQYGTTVQLLHVKSDKYVTVQKNSPAKCERNAMKVYLDRAGNEGSWFIIEPAYKHYVIGDSVAAGNKISLIPYSVNNQPSAGHVKHQLHLSHCLLKDHSTAAEVNCLNECTEWQVYMFLLFNENQPDIVKSGDVVRLFHADQQTFLTLDSVPKTCPPQDVVFLRMTNRPSAADATSSRALWEVQVVQKDAYRGGAAKWREYYRFKHLATDMYLTAVPATSPVKPAANGRRASLMHMKTKAEFLAPPTLYADGPESTEETSSSTYFLVPVKSDFPEADRKLLFSLDPGTMPKNKDVPTKSYVRLQHDATNTWVHATNASEKQNLYYSSKNEKGWVRVICENSRVDKETFALLPVSPNEVRDLDFANDACRALRNFIRHIKSGDPVTKELINVTIQLLIECIYFVTNTANHMMDPLQINDFSPSRDRQKLLREQEVLDQVFQLLKAPFMPRQGVTEIGPLLSSPSDLSEQRNEVFKTMFQLCYSLLRYSQVSYRKNQEFLAEKFGQIQEQIGFDLLAEDTMTAVLHNNPKLLEKYVKTPHIERFVELVRNNRLGKFLDYLADLCVCRGEANKKVQELICNSVLSERHRDIFMETKLINNEVNIGWMGQQLRSLVELAETATYSTADAEFLDYYRHQLDLLAQMCQEQQYLAIDPPPERKLLNISQQLPAELVLKCMSDARLPCEVRASFTRLMLHLHVVRGSPLSAIRHARLWADIPNEVKVQSYKTTSVEGYSDGGRVRVGDEFAINVLNTVENYLDSLRNSHPSGPVLQKDAASVSVNKLTHEMVTLAKALAQFGYYTFDNLLTLTENLLNIVDNSPHSAQTARTVSHGMTMIHRVTQSMIGGRSRVMNGPSKSTEKTTIEDTAKAKESRQLLVKTKLIVAEILQFVMDVRRDYRITMALSWFKQNFPCDEHGVLNQTANINERMAHELYEAIYQSSGHELHLDGGDGQLLLAILMQMTMSDYPPLTSIALKVLFRHFTQYQELLEDLKQVQLLVSSDDVENYRQVDRDLFILKNLTEKSELWVHGDRHHSVEGKDHDKDDRTTKMDFEEHELVTPKGFGTDESLKAVVDIIDEHYPTSRKDCLRLLNQLLISEDRNLASAALQEISDRTPLIAYPLIRQILVRLKKLCYKKDRPDGMNQQLLKNMRVYEVVLEFLSIPYDKKNDTEMPRLITLSHEFLRSFCKGNKENQSRLHKFISIEKDAKEGTLKVETVEEAATLVAIFRNNRELAANVSEDLIAHIVNLIEHKSRNAVFLELLQSLVCIHEKEIETSQDKVATEICAASDEVRALYVDNASFEQLEQMMQQAPPYLDNTHPLKYHIELVRLLALCTRGKNGSTELKCASEIPMDHIVRVVTSPSCLIEVKMAYFQFLLHCYIDTDAEMKDAYKPEYVDSLLHNMLEDVQKLQSELSKMTPHSSCAILEQYVCLTVTEILLKFFEKPYSEQAKVDIHAHKKMFTALLQHLSMLHAGSLKRSQSPKHWYRVDQCIKRLRKWAEENNIALPASVIMPPFTSTPTVKQRWQCAANSARFIGQQTLNMKNRANSLMMPGFSSTINQNEKVANVVTCYHMMIGEFKFYLLPLHSAEGSVLVDVLHTPDLLFPVGSALRDKCAKGGVVTKLIQHCKTLMQNKQDNLCTRVLQTLCRMCNGSRQNLSDQGQKLRSKLLHRYFGTHGYLDGHSVDASGADGIKSPSQSEKEYEIALEERSLYDIQCRLNDAGASDLVIDIIINEPSREIFLKAIQLGKALLLEGNDKVQQSFYNRLKKKDTHEPFFKALSQRIQTAQNRLKSDMMSCNENKPKGAFSANASRRSSTVLTPVLEHGTHLPFPGALFNVNHMRHPSLSEISNHSHDLTNSVPDLSPYQDDERTNDALPPEVAIIEPILRVLQLLCENHNSLLQNFIRKQSDRANHNLVAETLSFLDTVCGSTKGSLGVFGEIGEHNFSLITQTLATLTEFCQGPCHENQNTMAMQENGLNIIISLVLNDIKPLADDHMELALEIKSQASKLLLAIMESRHDGENAERVLQNMDNTDGGPRQLVHAITQAYEMAHSKQYEISIMKKELLQRGTFQDHSRNVVSPLIKTEGVTLPEISVDASGTVSIHDDSKSEVKYVSEEASSVDPKEVGHNVYILAHQLARHSPELAQYLDPDDEKKSAKTRNALNFYKKHTAHIEIVRQDRTLERVVFPIHEVCSFLTKETKQNVYNNTERDNQGSKVTEFFDQWPALYQEMKWQRKLQDRPYLSACTQRLRLWGRLAFLFAVLVNTIIALYYPFETANTGLYVSNPFMYTSMVISVIFLYSQWDENSSLAKSSNIITAIAAVMFSVAILLISLLGVVPALYLIGLAQLANKCVHLVAYASNKGLEDKSWSVRLSDGELHYHIAYLVVCCSGLIIHPMLYCLLLFDIVASEETLRNVISSVTRNWQSIILTGLLALILVYVFSIIGYIFFQKDFVREVDLLESDPPVSLFVKNPDPEACPANGDCPPPASGQITVIEGKKENEEDSKIASCETLRMCIITTLNWGLRNGGGIGDVLRSVGPEENLFYYRIIYDLSFFVVLIVIVLNLIFGVIIDTFGDLRTEKNDKEDVLKNSCFICGLERGKFDNRSVTFEDHQAEEHNLWHYLYFIVWLQIKDETEFTGPESYVAQCIKDRNLDWFPRMQAISLQDGDSETDQPEIAAIREQLRVQNQAIRELTATIDDLRQFILELRG from the exons GTATAGTAGAATTGCGAGATGGTCGGCCAGAGAGTCCTCCGAAGAAGTTTCGAG ATTGTTTGTTCAAAGTCTGTCCAGTGAATAGATATGCTGCACAAAAACAATTCTGGACAGAACAAAAGCGATTCCTCAGCGGTGAATCCACATTTGATGACGATATGATGAATAAACTACGCATAGCTGCAGAAAAG gaaaaagaacaaaatgagCTAGAATTCCGGAAAACACAAGGGAATGTTATACAGTATGGTACCACAGTTCAGCTCTTACATGTAAAGTCCGACAAATACGTTACTGTGCAGAAGAATTCACCAGCAAAATGTGAAAGGAACGCGATGAAG GTCTATCTTGATCGAGCTGGCAATGAAGGAAGCTGGTTTATCATTGAACCAGCTTATAAACATTACGTTATAGGAGACAGC GTCGCAGCTGGCAACAAGATTTCTTTGATACCGTACTCAGTAAATAATCAGCCTTCGGCGGGACACGTGAAACATCAGCTTCACCTGAGCCACTGTCTTCTCAAGGATCACTCGACAGCAGCTGAA GTGAACTGTTTGAACGAGTGCACAGAATGGCAAGTGTACATGTTTCTACTATTCAACGAGAACCAGCCGGATATTGTGAAATCG GGAGATGTGGTTCGTCTTTTTCACGCAGACCAGCAGACTTTCCTCACCTTAGACTCCGTACCAAAGACCTGCCCTCCTCAGGATGTGGTCTTTCTGAGAATGACAAATAGACCATCGGCAGCAGATGCGACAAGCTCGAGAGCGCTTTGGGAAGTGCAG GTAGTTCAAAAAGACGCGTATCGAGGTGGAGCTGCAAAATGGCGCGAATACTATCGTTTCAAACATCTGGCCACGGATATGTATTTAACAGCTGTTCCGGCTACATCTCCGGTAAAACCGGCGGCAAACGGAAGGAGAGCAAGTCTTATGCATATGAA GACGAAAGCCGAATTCCTTGCACCGCCCACACTTTACGCTGATGGACCAG aaaGCACTGAAGAAACTAGCTCTTCCACGTACTTTCTCGTTCCCGTCAAATCTGATTTCCCAGAAGCCGATAGgaaactgcttttttctctggatccTGGCACAATGCCAAAG AACAAGGATGTGCCTACTAAGTCCTACGTCCGCCTACAGCACGATGCAACAAATACTTGGGTGCATGCGACAAATGCTAGTGAGAAGCAGAACTTATACTACAGCAG caaaaacgaaaaagggtGGGTTCGAGTTATTTGTGAAAACAGCCGGGTGGACAAAGAAACTTTTGCCCTCCTGCCAGTATCACCTAATGAG GTTCGAGATCTGGACTTCGCAAACGACGCTTGCAGAGCATTGCGGAACTTTATACGTCACATCAAAAGCGGTGATCCAGTCACGAAAGAGTTGATCAA TGTCACAATACAACTTCTAATTGAATGTATCTATTTCGTCACGAACACCGCCAATCATATGATGGATCCGCTTCAAATCAATGATTTCTCACCATCCAGAGATCGTCAAAAGTTGTTAAGAGAGCAGGAAGTGCTCGATCAG GTATTCCAACTTCTGAAAGCACCGTTTATGCCTCGACAAGGCGTCACTGAGATTGGGCCATTGTTGAGTTCACCGTCGGATCTCAGTGAGCAACGTAATGAAGTGTTTAAGACAATGTTTCAGTTATGTTACAGTTTGTTGAG GTACTCTCAAGTCAGTTATCGAAAGAACCAGGAATTTCTTGCGGAGAAGTTTGGACAGATACAA GAACAAATAGGATTTGATCTACTCGCCGAGGACACCATGACGGCGGTACTGCACAACAATCCAAAACTACTCGAGAAATACGTGAAGACGCCGCACATCGAGCGTTTCGTCGAACTTGTTCGAAATAATCGTCTCGGAAA GTTTCTCGACTATCTGGCCGATTTATGCGTTTGTCGTGGTGAGGCGAACAAAAAAGTCCAGGAATTGATTTGCAACTCAGTGCTCAGCGAGAGGCATCGTGATATTTTCATGGAAACAAAGCTG ATCAACAACGAAGTTAATATTGGTTGGATGGGTCAGCAGCTTCGAAGTCTAGTAGAACTCGCCGAAACGGCCACTTACAGCACAGCAGATGCagaatttctggattactaCCG ACATCAGTTAGATCTACTTGCTCAAATGTGTCAGGAACAACAGTACCTGGCAATAGATCCGCCACCGGAACGAAAATTGCTGAACATCTCCCAGCAGCTTCCAGCAGAGCTTGTTCTGAA ATGTATGTCCGATGCAAGACTACCATGTGAAGTTCGGGCGTCGTTCACACGTCTAATGCTTCACTTACATGTAGTTCGCGGAAGTCCACTAAGTGCTATACGACATGCTCGACTATGGGCCGATATTCCGAACGAGGTCAAAGTGCAATC TTATAAGACCACATCTGTCGAAGGGTATAGTGATGGTGGACGAGTTCGAGTTGGAGACGAGTTCGCGATTAAT GTGTTGAATACTGTCGAAAATTACTTGGACTCGTTGAGAAACAGTCATCCATCTGGCCCGGTACTGCAAAAGGATGCAGCAAGTGTTTCTGTCAACAAACTCACACACGAG ATGGTGACCCTAGCAAAAGCTCTGGCTCAGTTTGGTTACTACACCTTTGACAATCTGCTTACTCTCACCGAAAATCTTCTGAACATTGTTGACAATAGCCCACATAGCGCACAAACAG CTCGAACTGTATCTCACGGTATGACAATGATACATCGTGTAACTCAATCCATGATTGGTGGAAGATCAAGAGTTATGAATGGACCATCAAAAAGTACTGAGAAGACCACCATAGAAGATACcgcaaaagcaaaagaaagtcGGCAGCTGCTGGTGAAGACAAAACTTATAGTGGCTGAAATACTGCAG TTTGTCATGGATGTCCGTCGGGACTATCGCATTACTATGGCACTGTCATGGTTCAAGCAGAATTTTCCATGCGATGAACATGGTGTGTTAAATCAAACTGCAA ATATCAATGAACGTATGGCACATGAATTATACGAAGCCATCTATCAATCGTCAGGACACGAGCTGCACCTGGATGGGGGCGATGGACAACTGTTACTGGCAATCCTTATGCAG atgACAATGTCCGACTATCCCCCACTTACCAGCATAGCACTAAAAGTGCTATTCCGACATTTCACCCAATATCAGGAGCTCCTCGAGGATTTGAAGCAG GTTCAATTGTTGGTGTCGTCAGACGACGTGGAGAACTATCGCCAAGTGGATCGGGACttgttcattttgaaaaatttgacagAAAAATCCGAGCTGTGGGTGCACGGCGATCGGCACCATTCCGTTGAAGGCAAAGATCATGATAAGGATGACAGGAC AACCAAAATGGATTTTGAAGAACATGAACTGGTTACGCCTAAAGGATTTGGAACGGATGAAAGTCTGAAGGCCGTGGTGGACATTATTGATGAACATTATCCAACTAGTCGTAAAGATTGTTTGAGGCTCTTGAACCAG TTATTAATTAGCGAAGACCGTAACCTTGCCTCCGCTGCGCTACAAGAAATCAGCGACCGCACCCCGCTGATAGCTTATCCGTTAATTCGTCAA ATCCTTGTTCGCCTCAAAAAGCTTTGCTATAAGAAAGATCGCCCAGATGGAATGAATCAACAATTGCTGAAAAATATGCGCGTCTACGAAGTTGTGCTTGAATTTTTGAGCATTCCATACGACAAG aaaaatgacaCAGAAATGCCACGATTGATCACCTTATCGCATGAATTCCTTCGTAGTTTTTGTAAGGGGAACAAAGAGAATCAAAGTCGATTGCATAAGTTTATCTCCATAGAAAAGGATGCCAAAGAGGGTACTTTAAAGGTGGAAACG GTAGAGGAGGCTGCCACCTTAGTAGCAATTTTCCGAAACAATCGTGAACTTGCTGCGAACGTCTCCGAGGATCTTATTGCGCATATTGTGAATCTTATCGAGCACAAG TCGCGGAACGCAGTATTCTTGGAGCTACTTCAATCGTTGGTATGCATCCACGAAAAAGAGATCGAAACAAGTCAGGACAAAGTCGCTACAGAA ATTTGTGCTGCTTCTGATGAAGTTCGTGCTCTCTACGTCGACAATGCATCATTCGAACAACTTGAGCAAATGATGCAGCAGGCTCCGCCTTATTTGGACAACACGCATCCATTGAAATATCATATTGAATTAGTTAG GTTGCTCGCATTGTGTACGCGTGGGAAGAACGGTAGCACAGAGCTGAAATGCGCTTCTGAGATTCCAATGGATCACATTGTACGAGTTGTCACATCTCCATCATGTCTAATAGAG GTGAAAATGGCGTATTTCCAATTTCTCCTTCACTGCTACATTGACACCGATGCGGAAATGAAAGATGCATACAAACCGGAGTATGTCGACTCACTTTTGCATAATATGCTGGAGGATGTtcagaaa CTTCAAAGCGAACTCTCAAAAATGACTCCGCATTCAAGTTGTGCAATATTGGAACAATATGTCTGCCTCACTGTCACCGAAATCCTACTGAAATTCTTCGAGAAGCCGTACAGTGAACAAGCAAAGGTTGACATTCAT GCACATAAGAAGATGTTCACTGCTCTGCTTCAACATCTGAGCATGCTTCATGCTGGTAGTTTGAAGAGGTCACAATCACCAAAGCATTGGTACCGTGTTGACCAATGTATTAAAAGATTGCGAAAATGGG ccgaAGAAAACAACATTGCCTTACCAGCAAGTGTCATTATGCCGCCTTTCACTTCTACACCAACCGTGAAGCAACGCTGGCAATGTGCAGCGAATTCGGCGAGATTTATTGGACAG CAAACGCTGAACATGAAAAATCGCGCCAACTCACTGATGATGCCCGGTTTTTCATCGACGATCAACCAGAACGAGAAGGTGGCAAACGTCGTCACATGCTACCAT ATGATGATTGGTGAATTCAAATTCTACCTTCTACCTCTGCATTCAGCCGAAGGAAGTGTTCTAGTCGATGTATTACATACGCCTGATCTGCTGTTCCCGGTAGGGTCAGCTCTGCGAGATAAGTGCGCCAAAGGTGGTGTAGTAACAAA gcTAATTCAACACTGCAAGACTTTGATGCAAAATAAACAAGACAATCTTTGCACTCGTGTTCTGCAAACGTTATGTCGAATGTGTAACGGATCAAGGCAGAACCTCAGCGATCAG GGTCAAAAGCTACGCTCTAAACTGCTGCACAGATATTTCGGGACACATGGGTATCTAGACGGGCACTCCGTGGATGCAAGTGGAGCAGATGGGATCAAAT cCCCCAGCCAATCTGAAAAAGAGTACGAGATTGCATTGGAGGAACGTTCGTTGTACGATATCCAATGCCGCCTTAACGATGCGGGTGCGTCCGACCTCGTCATTGACATTATCATCAACGAGCCGAGCCGTGAAATCTTCCTCAAGGCCATACAACTTGGAAAAGCGTTACTTTTAGAAGGGAATGATAAG GTGCAACAATCGTTCTATAATCGCTTAAAGAAGAAAGACACTCACGAGCCCTTCTTCAAAGCACTTTCGCAACGGATTCAAACCGCACAAAATCGCCTGAAAAGCGATATGATGTCATGCAATGAAAATAAGCCTAAAGGAG CGTTCTCAGCTAATGCGAGTAGAAGAT CTTCAACCGTGCTAACTCCTGTGCTTGAACATGGAACTCATTTACCGTTCCCTGGAGCGCTTTTCAATGTCAATCACATGAGACATCCGTCTTTGTCAGAAATCTCCAATCACTCACATGACTTGACAAACAGTGTTCCAGACCTTTCTCCGTATCAAGACGATGAGAG GACTAATGATGCTCTTCCACCGGAAGTTGCTATAATCGAACCAATTCTGCGAGTTCTTCAACTGTTGTGTGAGAATCATAACAGTCTTCTACAGAACTTTATTCGAAAACAGTCGGATCGTGCTAATCACAATCTTGTAGCGGAAACACTCAGCTTCTTGGATACT GTATGTGGATCGACAAAAGGAAGCCTTGGCGTTTTTGGTGAGATTGGCGAGCATAACTTCAGTCTTATCACTCAAACACTGGCTACACTGACGGAATTCTGTCAGGGACCATGTCACGAGAATCAA AACACAATGGCTATGCAGGAAAATGGTCTGAATATTATCATTTCGTTGGTGCTTAATGACATAAAACCACTTGCTGATGACCACATGGAACTGGCACTGGAAATCAAA AGTCAGGCGTCAAAACTGCTCCTGGCCATCATGGAATCACGACATGACGGTGAAAATGCTGAGCGCGTGCTTCAGAATATGGACAATACTGATGGAGGTCCTCGCCAACTG GTGCATGCTATTACTCAAGCTTACGAAATGGCACACTCGAAGCAGTATGAAATTAGTATTATGAAAAAGGAGCTGCTACAGAGGGGCACTTTTCAAGATCATTCGAGAAATGTTGTTAGCCCATTGATAAAAACCGAAGGAG TTACTTTACCTGAAATCTCCGTGGACGCTTCCGGTACTGTGTCCATACACGATGATTCGAAATCCGAGGTGAAATATGTGTCTGAAGAAGCATCAAGTGTTGATCCAAAGGAG GTGGGGCATAACGTCTATATCCTCGCTCATCAATTGGCTAGACATAGTCCAGAACTGGCTCAATATCTTGACCCAGATGACGAAAAGAAATCCGCCAAAACGAGGAACGCCCTCAACTTCTATAAAAAGCACACAGCACATATCGAG ATTGTTCGCCAGGATCGCACTTTGGAACGTGTCGTATTTCCAATACATGAAGTTTGCTCGTTCCTTacaaaagaaacgaaacaaaatgtaTATAACAATACTGAACGAGATAACCAG gGATCAAAGGTGACTGAGTTTTTCGATCAATGGCCTGCTCTTTACCAGGAGATGAAGTGGCAACGCAAACTTCAAG ATCGACCATATCTGTCGGCATGTACCCAGCGCCTTCGACTTTGGGGTCGTCTAGCTTTTCTATTTGCTGTTCTAGTCAACACCATTATTGCTTTGTATTATCCATTTGAAACAGCTAATA CGGGTCTTTACGTGTCTAATCCTTTCATGTACACATCAATGGTGATTTCTGTAATATTTCTGTATTCACAATGGGACGAGAA CTCATCTTTGGCCAAGAGTTCGAATATAATTACGGCAATAGCTGCTGTGATGTTCAGTGTGGCAATATTGCTAATTTCGCTTCTCGGTGTAGTACCAGCTCTTTATCTAATAGGACTGGCACAG ttGGCTAACAAGTGCGTTCACCTCGTGGCATACGCTAGCAATAAAGGTTTAGAAGATAAATCATGGTCTGTTCGGCTATCCGATGGCGAATTGCACTACCACATCGCCTATCTTGTTGTTTGTTGCTCAGGTCTAATTATACACCCGATGCTTTATTGTCTGTTG CTGTTCGATATCGTCGCTAGCGAAGAGACTCTTAGAAATGTGATCAGTTCAGTCACAAGAAATTGGCAGTCCATTATCCTTACCGGCCTGCTGGCGTTAATTTTAGTCTATGTATTTTCAATCATTGGctacattttcttccaaaagg ACTTCGTTCGTGAAGTGGACTTGCTTGAATCTGATCCACCGGTGTCGTTGTTTGTGAAAAATCCGGATCCAGAAGCTTGTCCTGCGAACGGTGACTGTCCCCCTCCTGCATCTGGACAAATCACCGTGattgaaggaaagaaagaaaatg aagaagatAGTAAGATCGCTTCATGTGAAACTTTACGAATGTGTATAATCACAACACTAAATTGGGGACTACGGAATGGCGGTGGTATTGGTGATGTTTTGAGGAGTGTTGGTCCTGAG GAGAACCTTTTCTATTACCGGATTATCTACGATTTGTCTTTCTTCGTTGTTCTTATCGTCATTGttttaaatcttatttttgGTGTCATTATCGACACATTTGGAGATTTGAGGACGGAAAAGAATGATAAGGAAGATGTGTTGAAGAACAGTTGCTTTATATGTGGATTGGAGCGCGGGAA GTTCGACAATCGTTCGGTGACCTTCGAAGATCATCAAGCTGAAGAACACAACCTTTGGCACTATCTATACTTCATCGTATGGTTACAGATCAAGGATGAGACAGAATTTACGGGTCCAGAAAGCTATGTAGCACAATGTATCAAA GACCGTAACCTCGATTGGTTTCCGCGCATGCAAGCGATATCGTTGCAAGATGGTGACAGTGAAACTGATCAACCTGAAATCGCAGCGATACGCGAACAGCTACGGGTTCAAAATCAAGCTATTCGGGAGCTGACAGCAACGATAGACGACCTTAGACAG TTCATACTCGAGTTGAGAGGATAG